One Papio anubis isolate 15944 chromosome 9, Panubis1.0, whole genome shotgun sequence genomic window carries:
- the C9H12orf42 gene encoding uncharacterized protein C12orf42 homolog isoform X2, translating to MKNFSESPKFRSLHCLNFPVFPERTQSSVAYKRLLCTCQYIVPRSSVSTVSLDEKSCEEARSPPAPSGETDETPLIFTASGETEERARGAPKQAWNSSFLEQLVQKPSWAHSVNPVHLEAQGIHINRHTRPKAQPLSNPKKNSGSTARPFTAIGLCRRSQTPCALQSAGPSNAELEPKKRMAAPAGSQAHPDIQSRLLGASGNPVGRGAVAMAPEMLPKHPHPPRDRRPRADTSLHGNLAGAPLPLLAGASTHFPSKRLIKVCSSAPPRPTRRFHTVCSQALSRPVVNAHLH from the exons TGTTTCCAGAAAGGACTCAAAGTTCAGTGGCGTATAAAAGACTACTTTGTACTTGCCAGTACATAGTCCCCAGGTCTTCTGTAAGCACAGTTTCTTTGGATGAAAAAAGCTGTGAAGAAGCCCGTTCCCCTCCAGCACCATCTGGTGAAACTGATGAGACCCCATTGATTTTCACTGCCAGTGGAGAAACTGAGGAGAGAGCCAGAGGAGCACCCAAGCAGGCTTGGAACAGTTCATTTTTGGAACAACTGGTACAAAAGCCTAGTTGGGCACACTCAGTAAATCCTGTTCACCTGGAGGCTCAGGGCATACACATCAATAGACACACAAGACCTAAGGCCCAGCCCTTGAGCAATCCCAAGAAAAATTCTG gttccaCCGCCAGACCTTTCACTGCCATTGGCCTCTGCAGGAGGAGCCAGACCCCCTGCGCCCTGCAGAGCGCCGGCCCGAGTAACGCAGAGCTGGAGCCGAAGAAGAGGATGGCAGCCCCAGCAGGCTCTCAGGCACACCCCGACATCCAAAGCAGACTCCTGGGCGCGTCCGGAAATCCCGTCGGAAGAGGCGCGGTTGCCATGGCGCCGGAGATGCTCCCCAAGCATCCTCATCCCCCGCGGGACAGGAGGCCTCGGGCGGACACCTCCCTCCATGGCAATCTGGCAGGAGCGCCCCTTCCTCTGCTGGCCGGTGCTTCCACCCATTTCCCCTCCAAGAGGTTAATAAAGGTTTGCTCCTCAGCACCCCCCCGCCCAACCCGGCGTTTCCATACGGTTTGTTCACAGGCCCTTTCTAGGCCAGTGGTGAATGCTCACTTACATTGA